The Kaustia mangrovi genome has a segment encoding these proteins:
- the metK gene encoding methionine adenosyltransferase, with protein sequence MPREYIFSSESVGAGHPDKMADNISDAILDAIFTQDPKARVACETLLNTGLCVISGEITTSANVDYTKVARETILDIGYDSSELGYDGNSCAVLVAIDEQSRDIAQGVDEGDGLHLDQGAGDQGLMFGFACRETDELMPMPIQLSHRLTAKQDELRRSGKLPWLRPDVKSQVSVAYEDNAPKRVETVVLSTQHDPDVDYKDIEEAVVEEIIKPTIPAEMLSDKTRYLVNPTGRFVIGGPVGDCGLTGRKIIVDTYGGMGRHGGGAFSGKDPSKVDRSAAYAARYVAKNVVAAGLADIAEVQIAYAIGVAEPVSIHINTFGTGRLPESRIEELIRTHFDLRPKAIIRDLDLLRPIFRPTATNGHFGRTGDGFTWEKTDRAEALAADAGKLQAAE encoded by the coding sequence ATGCCGAGAGAATATATCTTCTCCTCCGAATCGGTCGGAGCCGGCCATCCCGACAAGATGGCCGACAACATCTCCGACGCCATTCTGGACGCGATCTTCACGCAGGATCCCAAGGCGCGGGTGGCCTGCGAGACGCTGCTCAACACCGGCCTGTGCGTGATCTCCGGCGAGATCACGACGAGCGCCAATGTCGATTACACCAAGGTCGCGCGCGAGACGATCCTCGATATCGGCTACGACAGCTCCGAGCTCGGCTATGACGGCAATAGCTGCGCCGTGCTCGTCGCCATCGACGAGCAGAGCCGCGACATCGCCCAGGGCGTCGACGAGGGCGACGGGCTGCATCTCGACCAGGGCGCCGGCGACCAGGGCCTCATGTTCGGCTTCGCCTGCCGGGAGACCGACGAGCTGATGCCCATGCCGATCCAGCTTTCCCACAGGCTGACCGCCAAGCAGGACGAGCTGCGCCGCTCCGGCAAGCTCCCCTGGCTGCGCCCCGACGTGAAGTCGCAGGTCTCCGTCGCCTATGAGGACAATGCGCCCAAGCGCGTGGAGACGGTGGTGCTGTCGACCCAGCACGACCCCGATGTCGACTACAAGGACATCGAGGAGGCCGTCGTCGAGGAGATCATCAAGCCGACCATCCCGGCGGAGATGCTGTCGGACAAGACGCGCTATCTCGTCAATCCGACGGGGCGCTTCGTGATCGGCGGGCCGGTCGGCGACTGCGGTCTCACCGGCCGCAAGATCATCGTCGACACCTATGGCGGCATGGGCCGTCACGGCGGCGGCGCGTTCTCCGGCAAGGACCCGTCGAAGGTCGACCGCTCGGCGGCCTATGCCGCGCGCTACGTGGCCAAGAACGTGGTCGCCGCGGGGCTTGCCGACATCGCCGAGGTGCAGATCGCCTATGCCATCGGCGTGGCCGAGCCGGTGTCGATCCACATCAACACCTTCGGCACGGGCCGCCTGCCGGAATCGCGCATCGAGGAGCTGATCCGGACGCATTTCGACCTGCGCCCGAAGGCGATCATTCGCGATCTCGATCTCCTGCGGCCGATCTTCCGGCCGACCGCCACCAACGGCCATTTCGGCCGCACCGGCGACGGCTTCACCTGGGAGAAGACCGACCGGGCCGAGGCGCTCGCCGCCGACGCCGGCAAGCTCCAGGCGGCGGAGTAA
- a CDS encoding VOC family protein: MAHNQTTLGIDHPLVTVADHAATLDRYRRMGFQPSPVSHHPWGTVTALVMFPDNFIELIGVEDPSKFGTNSVNGFCFGRFLGGFLDNQEGVSLVALHSKDARADHRAVVEKGLKTQGIIDFRRAMKKPDGTPDEAVVSLVMLIDEDLPEASNFICHQHRPELIWVPEWQNHPNGAVAIAAVTYVDDAAGTLAKRFATLYGTDGEGGVFDTGCGVINVVAAREAAGRFGGVDLPRFAADRPHAVAITVAVESLRQLRASLEAGEVPHTDAERRVLVAPDFCGNVILEFVERTS, encoded by the coding sequence ATGGCCCACAACCAGACCACGCTCGGCATCGATCATCCGCTCGTCACGGTCGCCGATCATGCCGCGACGCTCGACCGCTATCGCCGGATGGGCTTTCAGCCCTCGCCGGTGAGCCACCATCCCTGGGGCACGGTCACCGCGCTCGTCATGTTCCCGGACAATTTCATCGAGCTCATCGGTGTCGAGGACCCGTCGAAATTCGGCACCAATTCGGTAAACGGCTTCTGCTTCGGCCGCTTCCTCGGCGGCTTTCTGGACAACCAGGAGGGTGTCTCGCTCGTCGCGCTCCATTCGAAGGACGCGCGCGCCGACCACCGCGCGGTCGTGGAGAAGGGGCTGAAGACGCAGGGCATCATCGATTTTCGCCGCGCCATGAAGAAGCCCGACGGCACGCCCGACGAGGCGGTCGTCTCGCTCGTCATGCTCATCGACGAGGATCTGCCGGAGGCCTCCAACTTCATCTGCCATCAGCACCGCCCAGAACTCATCTGGGTGCCGGAATGGCAGAACCACCCCAATGGCGCGGTGGCCATCGCGGCCGTCACCTATGTGGACGACGCGGCGGGGACGCTCGCGAAGCGCTTCGCCACGCTCTATGGCACGGATGGCGAGGGCGGTGTCTTCGATACGGGCTGCGGCGTCATCAATGTGGTTGCCGCCCGGGAGGCGGCCGGCCGGTTCGGCGGCGTCGATCTCCCCCGGTTCGCCGCCGACCGGCCCCACGCCGTGGCGATCACTGTCGCCGTGGAGAGCCTGCGGCAATTGCGGGCCTCGCTGGAGGCCGGCGAGGTGCCCCACACGGATGCGGAGCGCCGGGTTCTCGTCGCGCCGGACTTTTGTGGAAATGTCATTCTCGAATTCGTTGAAAGGACATCATGA
- a CDS encoding NAD(P)-dependent oxidoreductase, with protein sequence MTERSSLSVGVVGLGAMGGGMAAHLTASGAETHGFDLSEEARTRLGDRGVAVHDTLSALAEAVDVIVLSLPKAEHVEAVCLGAGGLAEVGRTGQIVVDTTTSMPDVSRRVATALAGRGMAMLDAPVSGGPSGAASGGMTMMVGGDGDALDRARPVLDIMTATVVHVGGSGDGNIAKIANNLLCAAHLLTTAEAMSLAARAGARPESVLEAVNAGSGRSGVSQVNFPRWVLSGAYDSGFTMGLMRKDVGLAVALAKEHGLDLPISMATAEIWRESAQTLADGEDFNRIVCRIDKALYSE encoded by the coding sequence ATGACGGAACGATCCTCCCTGTCCGTCGGCGTCGTCGGTCTCGGCGCCATGGGCGGCGGCATGGCCGCGCATCTGACTGCAAGCGGTGCCGAGACCCACGGTTTCGACCTGAGCGAGGAGGCGCGCACGCGCCTCGGGGACAGGGGCGTTGCCGTCCACGACACGCTCTCGGCCCTCGCTGAGGCCGTGGACGTCATCGTGCTGTCCCTGCCGAAGGCGGAGCATGTGGAAGCGGTATGCCTCGGCGCGGGCGGGCTTGCGGAGGTGGGCCGCACCGGCCAGATCGTGGTCGACACCACGACCTCCATGCCGGACGTCTCTCGCCGGGTCGCCACAGCGCTTGCCGGGCGCGGCATGGCCATGCTCGACGCGCCGGTGTCCGGCGGGCCGTCGGGGGCGGCCTCGGGCGGCATGACCATGATGGTCGGCGGCGACGGGGACGCGCTGGACCGCGCGCGCCCGGTGCTCGACATCATGACGGCGACCGTCGTCCATGTGGGCGGATCGGGCGACGGCAATATCGCCAAGATCGCCAACAACCTTCTCTGCGCCGCCCATCTCCTCACCACGGCGGAGGCCATGAGCCTCGCCGCGCGCGCCGGCGCCCGGCCGGAGTCCGTGCTCGAGGCGGTCAATGCCGGCTCCGGCCGCAGCGGGGTGAGCCAGGTGAACTTCCCGCGCTGGGTGCTGTCGGGGGCCTACGATTCCGGCTTCACCATGGGGCTCATGCGCAAGGATGTCGGCCTCGCTGTCGCGCTCGCCAAGGAGCATGGCCTCGATCTCCCGATTTCCATGGCCACGGCGGAGATCTGGCGCGAGAGCGCGCAGACGCTCGCCGATGGCGAGGACTTCAACCGCATTGTCTGCCGTATCGACAAGGCCCTTTATTCAGAGTGA
- a CDS encoding LysR family transcriptional regulator, which translates to MKLNEQRMRYFYEAVRHGSIRSAADFMDVAPSAVSRQIAQLERETMIPLIERHRRGVKPTEAGERVLAYFRERLAREDTLISELEALQGLRGGHVRLAVGEGFVGDLVAGPLASFMDRYPDVELSANVVGTNEVIREVLEDEAHLGLVFHPPAEPRLRSHARKRQPISAVMAPGHALAGQAGPLTFQRVAQERIALTEISYGLRQIVREAERAEHLQIAPVLVTNSIAMLKQFARSGHGLALLPAFAVAREIHDGQLLAVEIDQPDLQRAEAHIVTRLGRRLSVGANRLLQHLLGTMTAFREDGDVREGKKKSPSPGA; encoded by the coding sequence ATGAAGCTCAACGAACAGCGCATGCGCTATTTCTACGAGGCCGTCCGGCACGGCAGCATCCGCTCCGCCGCCGACTTCATGGATGTCGCGCCCTCCGCCGTCAGCCGCCAGATCGCGCAGCTCGAGCGCGAGACCATGATCCCCCTGATCGAACGCCACCGCAGGGGCGTGAAGCCGACCGAGGCGGGCGAGCGCGTGCTCGCCTATTTCCGCGAGAGGCTGGCGCGCGAGGACACGCTCATCAGCGAACTCGAGGCATTGCAGGGCCTGCGCGGCGGCCATGTCCGGCTCGCGGTCGGCGAGGGCTTCGTGGGCGATCTGGTGGCGGGCCCGCTCGCCTCCTTCATGGATCGCTATCCGGATGTGGAACTGTCCGCCAACGTGGTCGGCACCAACGAGGTGATCCGCGAGGTTCTGGAGGACGAGGCGCATCTGGGACTGGTGTTCCATCCCCCCGCCGAGCCGCGCCTGCGCTCGCATGCCCGCAAGCGCCAGCCGATCTCGGCCGTCATGGCGCCCGGCCACGCGCTCGCCGGGCAGGCGGGGCCGCTCACCTTCCAGAGGGTTGCGCAAGAGCGCATCGCGCTGACCGAGATCTCCTACGGCCTGCGCCAGATCGTGCGCGAGGCCGAGCGCGCCGAGCATCTCCAGATCGCGCCGGTCTTGGTGACCAATTCCATCGCCATGCTGAAGCAGTTCGCGCGTTCGGGCCACGGGCTGGCCCTGTTGCCGGCCTTCGCGGTCGCCCGCGAGATCCATGACGGCCAGCTTCTGGCCGTGGAGATCGACCAGCCCGATCTCCAGCGCGCCGAGGCGCATATCGTCACCCGCCTTGGCCGGCGCCTCAGCGTCGGCGCCAACAGGCTCCTGCAGCATCTGCTGGGGACGATGACCGCGTTTCGCGAGGATGGGGACGTGAGGGAAGGGAAGAAAAAATCCCCCTCACCCGGCGCCTGA
- a CDS encoding aldehyde dehydrogenase family protein: MFANDELKALMAPFWGERDEAASYVAGEFLAGEGEPVEVADPATGKPAMRFRDAGASVAARAAAAAHEAWPHWWAMTHAARGRIMQKAARAIEAEADTLARIEAIAAGKPIRDTRVEVAKVVEMFEYYAGWCDKLHGDVIPVPTSHLNYTRHEPFGAVLQVTPWNAPVFTAGWQIAPAIAAGNAVVLKPSELTPLTSIALGVLVERAGTPTGLVNVLAGFGHTTGQAALEAPEIAKVVFVGSPATGAKIAATAAARVIPSVLELGGKSANIVFADADLGRAAVGAQAAIFAAAGQSCVAGSRLLVQESVYDRFVEAVAQAAARIRVGAPLDEETQVGPINNARQFGHVREMIAGALDEGGAYALDGFDPYPGDEGYFVRPTVLKGHNAMAAAREEIFGPVVMAIPFKDEEEAVAIANDTRFGLAGAVWTSDVARAHRVAAAVRAGTIWINSYKTIHVSSPFGGYGLSGYGRSSGLDALREYTQTKSVWVETAADPAIAFGYAPSLD; the protein is encoded by the coding sequence ATGTTTGCCAATGACGAGCTGAAAGCCCTGATGGCCCCGTTCTGGGGCGAGCGCGACGAGGCGGCGAGCTATGTCGCCGGCGAGTTCCTGGCCGGGGAGGGCGAGCCGGTGGAGGTCGCCGACCCCGCGACCGGCAAGCCGGCCATGCGCTTCCGCGATGCGGGCGCCTCCGTCGCCGCGCGTGCGGCGGCCGCGGCCCATGAGGCCTGGCCGCACTGGTGGGCGATGACCCATGCCGCGCGCGGGCGGATCATGCAGAAGGCTGCGCGAGCCATCGAGGCGGAGGCGGACACGCTCGCCCGCATCGAGGCCATTGCCGCCGGCAAGCCGATCCGCGACACGCGCGTCGAGGTCGCCAAGGTCGTGGAGATGTTCGAATACTACGCCGGCTGGTGCGACAAGCTCCATGGCGACGTCATTCCCGTGCCCACGAGCCACCTGAACTATACGCGCCACGAGCCGTTCGGCGCCGTCCTTCAGGTGACGCCGTGGAACGCGCCCGTCTTCACCGCCGGCTGGCAGATCGCGCCGGCGATCGCGGCGGGCAACGCCGTTGTCCTGAAGCCGTCGGAGCTCACGCCGCTGACCTCCATCGCGCTTGGCGTGCTGGTGGAGCGGGCCGGCACGCCGACAGGGCTCGTCAACGTGCTGGCGGGATTCGGCCACACGACCGGACAGGCCGCGCTGGAGGCCCCGGAGATCGCCAAGGTCGTCTTCGTCGGCTCGCCGGCGACGGGCGCGAAGATCGCCGCGACCGCGGCGGCGCGCGTCATCCCGAGCGTCCTGGAGCTCGGCGGCAAGTCGGCCAATATCGTGTTCGCGGATGCCGATCTCGGCCGTGCCGCCGTGGGCGCGCAGGCCGCGATCTTCGCCGCCGCCGGACAGAGCTGCGTCGCGGGCTCGCGCCTCCTCGTCCAGGAGAGCGTCTACGACCGCTTCGTGGAGGCCGTGGCGCAGGCCGCCGCCCGGATCCGTGTCGGCGCGCCGCTCGACGAGGAGACCCAGGTCGGTCCCATCAACAATGCCCGCCAGTTCGGCCATGTGCGCGAGATGATCGCCGGGGCGCTCGATGAGGGCGGCGCCTATGCGCTCGACGGCTTCGATCCCTATCCGGGCGACGAAGGCTATTTCGTGCGCCCGACCGTGCTGAAGGGCCACAACGCCATGGCCGCCGCACGCGAGGAGATCTTCGGCCCCGTCGTCATGGCGATCCCCTTCAAGGACGAGGAGGAGGCCGTGGCGATTGCCAACGATACGCGCTTCGGGCTGGCCGGCGCGGTGTGGACGAGCGACGTCGCGCGCGCCCACAGGGTCGCCGCCGCCGTGCGCGCCGGCACGATCTGGATCAACTCCTATAAGACGATCCATGTGAGCTCGCCCTTCGGCGGTTACGGCCTGAGCGGCTATGGCCGCTCCTCCGGGCTGGACGCGCTGAGGGAATACACCCAGACCAAGAGCGTGTGGGTGGAGACGGCCGCCGACCCGGCCATAGCCTTCGGCTACGCGCCGAGCCTCGACTGA